One segment of Candidatus Melainabacteria bacterium DNA contains the following:
- the pruA gene encoding L-glutamate gamma-semialdehyde dehydrogenase yields MLTEFRNEPFTDFSVSSNQEAMKAALAKVKKQLGQTYPLVIGGEKILTDDHIVSTNPGAPKQEIGRFSKATTQHAERAMKVALETFETWKKVPPVERARYLFKAAALLRARKHEFSAWLILEIGKSWAEADGDTAEAIDFLEFYGREMVRLSQPQPLIPFNGEENELHYLPLGVGIVIPPWNFPLAIMAGMTTAAIVSGNTVILKPSSETPTIAYQFMALMEEAGLPAGVLNFLPGPGASVGDFLITHPKTRFIAFTGSKEVGLRITELAAKAQPGQLWIKRVVAEMGGKDSIIVDQDVDLDVAADGVVASAFGFQGQKCSACSRVIVHKAIYDEFVKKIKERTEKLHIGQAEELKTNMGPVASKSAYQSILEYIEVGKGEGQCITGGKAQGKPEDGFFIPPTIIAGVSPTSRIAQEEIFGPVLAVIKAEDWHHALDIANNTEFGLTGGVYSRNRRNIEQARRDFHVGNLYLNRKCTGALVGVQPFGGFNMSGTDSKAGGRDYLLLFTQAKSISERF; encoded by the coding sequence ATGCTTACAGAGTTTCGTAATGAGCCATTTACCGATTTTTCCGTCTCAAGCAATCAAGAGGCGATGAAGGCTGCTCTAGCCAAGGTAAAGAAGCAACTTGGTCAGACCTATCCTCTTGTAATCGGTGGAGAAAAAATTCTCACCGACGATCACATCGTTTCCACTAACCCCGGTGCACCAAAGCAGGAAATAGGCAGGTTTTCCAAGGCCACCACTCAGCATGCTGAGCGAGCCATGAAAGTAGCGCTGGAAACATTTGAAACCTGGAAGAAAGTGCCGCCAGTCGAGCGAGCAAGATATCTCTTCAAGGCAGCGGCGCTGTTACGTGCTCGCAAGCATGAGTTTTCTGCCTGGTTGATTCTCGAAATCGGTAAGAGCTGGGCAGAAGCGGATGGCGATACAGCCGAAGCGATCGACTTTCTTGAGTTTTACGGTCGAGAAATGGTTCGACTTTCTCAACCTCAGCCATTGATTCCTTTCAATGGTGAAGAGAACGAATTGCACTACCTTCCACTTGGCGTTGGCATAGTTATTCCGCCCTGGAACTTTCCGCTTGCAATCATGGCCGGCATGACAACTGCAGCCATTGTTTCGGGCAATACAGTCATCCTGAAGCCATCCAGCGAAACGCCAACTATCGCTTATCAGTTCATGGCGTTGATGGAAGAAGCTGGTTTGCCGGCTGGTGTATTGAACTTCCTTCCAGGACCGGGAGCTTCCGTCGGTGATTTCTTGATCACACATCCGAAGACTCGATTTATTGCCTTTACCGGTTCGAAAGAAGTCGGTTTGCGTATCACAGAACTGGCAGCCAAGGCTCAACCTGGTCAGTTGTGGATCAAGCGAGTGGTTGCCGAAATGGGCGGTAAAGACTCGATTATCGTCGATCAAGATGTCGATCTGGACGTTGCCGCTGACGGTGTTGTCGCAAGCGCATTTGGTTTCCAGGGGCAGAAGTGCTCTGCTTGCTCGCGCGTCATTGTGCACAAAGCTATTTACGATGAGTTCGTGAAAAAAATCAAAGAGCGCACCGAAAAGCTACATATCGGTCAGGCCGAAGAGCTGAAGACGAATATGGGTCCGGTCGCATCAAAATCAGCCTACCAGAGCATTCTCGAGTACATTGAAGTGGGCAAAGGTGAAGGACAGTGCATTACGGGTGGAAAAGCTCAGGGGAAACCGGAAGATGGTTTCTTCATTCCACCTACCATCATTGCTGGTGTCAGTCCGACTTCACGAATTGCGCAGGAAGAGATATTCGGACCAGTGCTTGCAGTTATTAAGGCTGAAGATTGGCACCATGCCCTGGATATCGCTAACAATACGGAGTTTGGATTGACCGGCGGTGTTTACTCTCGTAATCGTCGCAATATTGAGCAGGCTCGTCGCGATTTCCACGTCGGAAACCTCTACTTGAATCGTAAATGTACCGGTGCTCTTGTTGGAGTGCAGCCATTTGGCGGATTCAACATGAGCGGAACCGATTCTAAAGCAGGTGGCAGAGACTATTTGCTCTTGTTCACTCAGGCTAAATCGATTAGCGAGAGATTCTAG
- a CDS encoding thymidylate synthase, whose translation MKQYLDLIRYILANGEKREDRTGTGTISVFGLQTKYDLREGFPLLTTKKVKFDGVLRELLWFLRGSTNINDDLAAYTPIWDAWADEDGELGPIYGYQWRHWPKFVEDEKTHQYRKEHIDQIQQVLDQIKNNPNSRRLIVSAWNVADIDKMALPPCHMMFQFYVINGRLDCQLYQRSADMALGVPFNIASYALLMLMVAKECKLTPGIFTHTFGDAHIYLDHIDGLQKQLQRQPGPLPTVEIADKPFFELKYEDFKLINYEHQGFIKFPVSV comes from the coding sequence ATGAAGCAATACTTAGACCTGATCAGATATATCCTGGCAAACGGTGAAAAAAGAGAAGATAGAACCGGCACCGGGACAATTTCTGTTTTTGGTCTGCAAACCAAATATGATTTGCGAGAAGGTTTTCCTCTTCTGACCACGAAAAAAGTCAAGTTCGACGGCGTACTACGCGAACTGCTGTGGTTTTTGCGCGGCTCCACGAATATCAACGATGATCTGGCCGCATACACACCGATCTGGGACGCATGGGCAGACGAAGACGGTGAACTGGGTCCGATTTACGGTTATCAGTGGCGCCACTGGCCGAAATTCGTCGAAGACGAAAAAACTCACCAGTACCGCAAGGAACATATCGATCAAATACAGCAAGTTCTCGACCAGATCAAAAACAATCCAAATTCCCGACGTTTGATCGTTTCAGCCTGGAATGTAGCGGACATTGACAAGATGGCGCTGCCTCCTTGCCATATGATGTTTCAGTTCTATGTCATCAACGGTCGACTTGATTGCCAGCTTTATCAGCGCTCAGCAGACATGGCTCTGGGAGTGCCTTTCAACATAGCCAGCTATGCGCTTCTGATGTTGATGGTGGCGAAAGAATGTAAATTGACTCCGGGCATTTTTACACACACATTCGGCGATGCTCACATCTATCTCGATCACATCGACGGTTTGCAAAAACAATTGCAACGGCAACCGGGTCCTCTTCCGACCGTGGAAATAGCAGACAAGCCATTCTTCGAACTGAAATACGAAGACTTCAAACTGATCAACTACGAACATCAGGGATTTATCAAATTCCCAGTCTCTGTCTAG
- a CDS encoding dihydrofolate reductase: protein MTQISSTKIDLVVACDLNRGIGKENGLPWRLPGDMKHFRELTSNVEDPAKRNAVLMGRKTWESIPTKFRPLPNRTNVVLTRNTAYQLDSTVLKATSIDSAIEQLAALQIEKYFIIGGAHLYEQAVNHPSCNFLYLTQIDERFECDVFFPNFEPLFTLISTSKTFDENGIRFCFKKFQRNHQE from the coding sequence ATGACACAAATTTCTTCAACAAAAATCGACCTGGTCGTAGCATGCGATCTAAATCGAGGCATAGGCAAGGAAAACGGGCTGCCATGGCGCCTTCCCGGCGACATGAAACACTTTCGTGAACTCACTTCTAACGTTGAAGATCCAGCAAAACGCAACGCGGTCTTGATGGGCCGGAAAACATGGGAATCGATTCCAACAAAATTCCGCCCCTTGCCCAATCGCACCAATGTTGTGCTGACACGCAACACGGCTTATCAACTGGACTCTACGGTGCTCAAAGCGACCTCGATAGATTCGGCAATTGAACAGCTCGCTGCATTACAAATCGAAAAATACTTCATAATTGGTGGTGCGCACCTTTACGAACAGGCAGTAAATCATCCATCATGTAATTTCCTGTATTTGACACAGATTGATGAAAGATTCGAGTGTGATGTATTTTTCCCAAACTTCGAGCCTCTTTTCACGCTGATCTCTACATCAAAAACATTTGACGAAAACGGAATTCGATTTTGCTTCAAAAAATTTCAACGAAATCACCAGGAGTGA
- a CDS encoding cytochrome c has protein sequence MLLQKISTKSPGVTLAAIFAATIWCCGQLTYASNQKIASKLTAAETSTQNKVTTAKSTSAKSTSTKSSSSVQQPASKAPVALSAVQRGEKVFKKAYCEGCHAGGYNAMSPDKPIKGSAFLQKYKDDLILENTIRKGFPDEGMPAFGKDQISESQMKDLILYIRSLSSTK, from the coding sequence ATTTTGCTTCAAAAAATTTCAACGAAATCACCAGGAGTGACACTAGCAGCCATTTTCGCAGCGACCATCTGGTGCTGCGGGCAACTCACGTACGCCTCTAACCAAAAGATAGCGTCGAAACTCACTGCCGCTGAAACGTCAACTCAAAACAAGGTGACCACAGCGAAATCAACATCCGCGAAATCAACATCTACGAAATCATCATCATCGGTCCAACAACCAGCAAGCAAAGCACCGGTCGCACTTTCAGCTGTACAGCGGGGCGAAAAGGTTTTCAAAAAAGCTTACTGCGAAGGTTGCCATGCTGGTGGATACAATGCCATGAGTCCTGACAAACCGATCAAAGGCAGCGCCTTTCTACAAAAATACAAAGACGATCTAATTCTCGAAAATACTATCCGGAAAGGCTTTCCAGACGAGGGAATGCCGGCTTTCGGCAAGGATCAAATTTCAGAAAGCCAGATGAAAGATCTAATCCTATATATAAGATCGCTTTCTTCCACCAAATAA
- a CDS encoding leucyl/phenylalanyl-tRNA--protein transferase: MRDEFTPELVIRAYASGIFPMGDDSGPIRWYSPDPRCIFDLYDFHVPKRLARTYRQGIFDIRINTAWEAVMRKCAERESTWITDDIFRVYTQLHNMGAAHSVEAYYEGKLAGGLYGVSLGGAFMGESMFHDVTDASKVCLVFLVEHLRERGFILLDSQFMTSHLATFNAKLISKAEYMALLRKALTISARFD, encoded by the coding sequence ATGCGCGATGAATTTACACCTGAGTTAGTAATCCGGGCTTACGCCTCTGGAATCTTTCCGATGGGCGACGATTCCGGACCAATACGCTGGTACTCCCCGGATCCGCGTTGTATCTTCGATCTATATGACTTCCACGTACCGAAGCGATTGGCCCGGACATATCGCCAGGGAATCTTTGACATTAGAATCAATACGGCATGGGAAGCTGTCATGCGCAAGTGCGCCGAACGCGAATCAACATGGATTACCGATGATATCTTTCGCGTTTACACTCAGTTGCACAATATGGGCGCAGCGCACTCGGTTGAAGCTTACTATGAAGGAAAACTTGCCGGAGGTTTGTATGGTGTTAGCCTGGGCGGAGCCTTCATGGGTGAGTCTATGTTTCACGATGTCACCGATGCTTCAAAAGTCTGTTTAGTCTTTCTAGTAGAGCATTTACGAGAGCGTGGATTTATTTTGCTCGACTCTCAATTTATGACTTCGCACCTGGCTACTTTCAACGCCAAACTCATCTCAAAGGCTGAGTATATGGCTCTCTTGCGAAAGGCGCTAACAATCAGCGCCCGGTTCGATTGA
- a CDS encoding peptidylprolyl isomerase, with protein sequence MCSLPAAMAQGSDPIVMLQTTRGNIVIRVYRGLVPYTAGNFLDLVSRGFYNGLTFHRIETWCIQGGDPNGNGTGDFVDPQTGQTRYLNLEISPALHHNAAGVVAMARSQNPNSASCQFYITKSPVPQLDRQYAIFGGVVDGINVVRSIGRGDRIISAQIIENGGGGGRAGGMSQQQGFQQQRRGNGTSASNAGTPTDSGF encoded by the coding sequence ATGTGTAGTTTACCTGCAGCGATGGCGCAGGGGTCGGATCCGATCGTCATGTTGCAAACGACGCGCGGAAATATCGTCATCAGAGTGTACCGTGGTCTGGTTCCTTACACAGCCGGTAACTTTCTCGATCTGGTCAGTAGAGGTTTCTACAACGGTCTCACCTTTCATCGCATAGAGACATGGTGTATCCAGGGTGGAGATCCGAACGGTAATGGCACTGGCGATTTCGTTGACCCTCAGACGGGACAGACACGGTATCTCAATTTGGAAATATCGCCGGCATTGCATCACAATGCAGCAGGCGTTGTGGCAATGGCTCGCTCTCAGAATCCAAATTCGGCCAGCTGTCAGTTTTACATTACGAAAAGTCCAGTGCCTCAACTTGATCGCCAGTACGCGATTTTCGGTGGCGTTGTAGATGGTATCAATGTCGTGCGCAGCATCGGACGCGGCGACAGGATCATCTCTGCGCAAATAATCGAAAACGGTGGCGGTGGCGGTCGAGCTGGGGGCATGAGTCAACAGCAAGGTTTTCAGCAACAGCGGCGTGGAAACGGCACGTCTGCATCGAACGCCGGAACTCCGACAGACAGCGGATTTTAA
- a CDS encoding adenosine deaminase, with the protein MALYADLHRHLGGALHPRIIYKFLQRKDHRVLNYFPDYEGFYNWFTRPCRSLEEFVKIHTLVEELQSLEHLPYFCLRLCRGAYTFENLQYLELRYNPYFRTDHDAPEAIRLGKMNEIVEVITANVRPADYPIIVKQILCLDRRLPLPINEAILKCAIDNIGPVVGVDLAGPEINPQLWQEWVALMAKARAAGLKTTSHLGETGIDNVHPQYFTVLDRIGHGIHIPLERPDMLKELARRSITLEVCPTSYRQTGVLNDFGKLRTVFTRCKEAGVAIAVCTDNPGRNPSPCTLPGEYERLIDHDVIDFSDLKLLQNEGFRSAFGFVGGARHSRD; encoded by the coding sequence ATGGCTCTATATGCTGATTTGCACCGTCATCTAGGTGGTGCGCTACATCCCCGGATAATCTATAAGTTTTTGCAACGCAAAGACCATCGGGTGCTGAACTATTTCCCCGATTACGAAGGGTTTTATAACTGGTTCACGCGTCCATGCAGATCGCTGGAAGAGTTCGTCAAAATTCACACTCTTGTGGAAGAACTTCAAAGTCTTGAACATCTTCCATACTTCTGTTTGAGACTGTGCAGGGGCGCGTACACATTTGAGAACCTGCAATATCTGGAACTCAGATACAATCCCTACTTCAGAACTGACCACGATGCGCCGGAAGCGATTCGCCTCGGCAAGATGAACGAAATCGTAGAAGTGATCACAGCAAACGTTCGACCGGCAGACTATCCGATCATCGTCAAACAAATTTTGTGCCTGGACCGCAGACTGCCATTACCAATCAACGAAGCCATACTGAAGTGCGCAATCGACAATATTGGACCAGTGGTCGGAGTGGATCTGGCCGGACCAGAGATAAATCCCCAACTCTGGCAAGAATGGGTGGCGCTTATGGCAAAAGCTCGGGCAGCCGGTCTCAAAACAACCTCACATCTTGGTGAAACCGGAATAGACAACGTTCATCCACAATACTTCACAGTGCTCGATCGGATCGGTCACGGCATTCACATTCCGCTGGAACGTCCCGATATGTTGAAAGAACTGGCGCGACGCTCAATCACCCTGGAAGTTTGCCCGACGAGCTACAGACAGACCGGAGTACTGAATGATTTTGGGAAGCTTCGCACAGTCTTCACTCGTTGCAAGGAAGCAGGCGTAGCTATTGCCGTCTGCACAGATAACCCAGGCAGGAACCCCTCTCCCTGCACTCTGCCGGGAGAATACGAAAGACTCATAGATCATGACGTCATCGATTTCTCAGATTTGAAGCTTCTGCAAAACGAAGGATTTAGATCAGCGTTCGGATTCGTCGGCGGCGCTCGACACAGTCGCGATTAG
- a CDS encoding histone, with amino-acid sequence MAAKPKKKKATRRSKVSPAAAMAEEAGSAGSAKPKKAAKKPRKAAAKKTTAKKTAAKKPAAKKAAPKKAGAKKATAKKTTAKKAAPKKAGAKKTTAKKAAPKKAGAKKAVAKKATAKKAAPKKAGAKRATAKKTTRKAAPKKAGAKKATAKKATAKKAAPKKAAAKKTTAKKAAPKKAAAKKPAKKAATKKRATRKTGAKKAKASAATTNGGDNAGGESSEG; translated from the coding sequence ATGGCAGCAAAACCAAAGAAGAAAAAAGCGACACGGAGAAGCAAAGTCTCCCCAGCGGCAGCTATGGCAGAAGAAGCCGGTTCAGCCGGTTCCGCAAAGCCTAAAAAAGCGGCCAAAAAGCCAAGAAAGGCAGCAGCTAAAAAAACAACTGCTAAAAAGACAGCAGCCAAAAAGCCTGCAGCCAAAAAAGCAGCCCCTAAAAAAGCTGGAGCCAAAAAGGCAACCGCCAAAAAGACAACAGCTAAAAAAGCAGCCCCTAAAAAAGCTGGAGCCAAAAAGACAACAGCTAAAAAAGCAGCTCCTAAAAAAGCTGGAGCCAAAAAGGCAGTAGCAAAGAAGGCGACCGCGAAGAAAGCCGCTCCTAAGAAAGCCGGTGCAAAGCGCGCAACCGCCAAGAAAACCACTCGCAAAGCCGCTCCTAAGAAAGCTGGCGCGAAGAAAGCAACTGCTAAAAAGGCAACTGCTAAGAAAGCAGCTCCTAAAAAAGCAGCAGCCAAAAAGACAACTGCTAAGAAAGCAGCTCCTAAAAAGGCAGCAGCCAAAAAGCCAGCTAAAAAGGCCGCTACAAAGAAGAGAGCAACCAGAAAAACTGGTGCTAAGAAAGCTAAAGCATCGGCAGCCACCACTAACGGTGGAGATAACGCCGGCGGAGAATCCTCAGAAGGTTAA
- a CDS encoding alpha/beta fold hydrolase has translation MTKSQASKSTKALYLHGFASGPKSTKAQYFVDRLNQVGIEVVVPDLNKPAFTQMTLTSQLQIARQCLSEFGPDSELLVIGSSMGGLLATLLAQSLISIQALVLLAPGFGLPRRWSEMLGENGLLEWRETGYMDVFHYGLNDNARLDYNFIVDAEKYATDGFKVNVPTVVFHGKNDETVPVEESVAFKELNPEKVRLEILDDDHQLIKSLAEIWNTTEAFLNQTLA, from the coding sequence GTGACTAAATCTCAAGCATCTAAATCAACGAAAGCCTTATACCTACACGGTTTTGCGTCGGGTCCGAAATCTACCAAAGCGCAATATTTCGTTGATAGACTGAATCAGGTTGGTATTGAAGTCGTGGTTCCGGATTTAAATAAGCCGGCGTTCACACAAATGACTCTGACCAGTCAACTGCAAATTGCGCGTCAGTGTCTAAGTGAGTTTGGTCCAGATAGCGAACTTCTTGTAATTGGATCAAGTATGGGGGGATTGCTTGCAACTTTGCTTGCTCAGTCATTGATATCAATTCAAGCGCTGGTGTTGCTTGCGCCTGGTTTCGGATTGCCGAGGCGCTGGTCAGAGATGCTGGGTGAAAATGGCTTGCTGGAATGGCGTGAAACAGGCTATATGGACGTTTTTCACTATGGTCTTAACGATAATGCCAGGCTCGATTACAACTTTATTGTCGATGCTGAAAAATATGCGACCGACGGCTTTAAAGTGAACGTACCGACAGTTGTCTTTCACGGCAAAAATGATGAAACAGTTCCAGTTGAGGAAAGTGTGGCTTTTAAGGAGCTAAATCCCGAAAAAGTTCGGCTCGAAATTCTGGATGATGACCACCAACTCATAAAGTCGCTGGCGGAAATTTGGAACACCACCGAGGCGTTTCTGAACCAGACGCTTGCTTAG
- a CDS encoding DUF692 domain-containing protein — MTNQFLAAKKQLPNLGIGLGLRRELANETFDNANKIDWLELVPENYMGLGGAARQRLEKVASRFPLVSHGVNLSLGSTDELNPDYLAALKKLVDRIDAPWFSDHLCFTSVDGVYLHDLLPLPFSKEAVKHCASRARQVQHTLNRPFLIENISAYMHMPGGEMTEAQFLSSVLEEADCGMLLDVNNVYVNSQNHKFDPFEFLKQIPLERTVQIHVAGHSTGEGTIIDTHGSAIIEPVFQLLKFVLERTDVKAVMIERDQNFPQFSELLDELARIRAIANEVQPTLASVSRAHLSFDQSAPIIESSKGRENVGAALTA, encoded by the coding sequence ATGACCAATCAGTTCTTAGCTGCAAAAAAACAGCTGCCAAATTTAGGCATCGGTTTAGGGTTGCGCAGAGAACTAGCCAATGAAACATTCGACAACGCGAACAAAATTGACTGGTTGGAATTAGTTCCTGAAAACTACATGGGACTTGGGGGGGCTGCGAGACAGCGACTTGAGAAAGTTGCTTCACGCTTCCCCCTCGTTTCTCATGGGGTGAACTTGTCTCTCGGCTCGACTGACGAACTCAACCCCGACTATCTGGCGGCGCTAAAAAAGCTGGTCGACCGAATCGACGCACCATGGTTTAGCGACCACCTCTGTTTTACCAGTGTGGATGGTGTCTACCTGCATGATCTATTACCGCTTCCGTTTTCAAAGGAAGCCGTGAAACATTGCGCCAGTCGCGCGCGGCAAGTGCAGCACACACTCAACCGACCTTTTCTGATTGAAAATATTTCTGCCTACATGCACATGCCGGGCGGCGAGATGACTGAGGCGCAGTTCCTTTCATCAGTGCTGGAGGAAGCCGACTGCGGCATGCTTCTCGACGTCAACAACGTCTATGTAAATTCGCAAAATCACAAATTCGATCCATTTGAATTTCTCAAACAGATTCCTCTTGAAAGAACTGTACAGATTCACGTCGCCGGCCATTCAACCGGTGAAGGCACAATCATCGATACGCACGGCTCAGCAATTATAGAGCCTGTTTTTCAACTACTGAAATTTGTACTTGAACGCACTGACGTCAAAGCGGTGATGATTGAGCGCGATCAAAACTTCCCTCAATTTTCCGAACTATTGGACGAGCTGGCACGCATTCGTGCCATAGCAAACGAGGTGCAACCCACACTCGCATCAGTTAGTCGGGCCCATTTGAGCTTCGATCAAAGCGCACCGATCATCGAATCATCTAAAGGACGCGAAAATGTTGGCGCCGCCCTCACTGCATGA
- a CDS encoding YceI family protein, translating into MTKVSRIALLASVIAVASAAQSALAKELKFEVGDPKGRDNVNFNSNAPIEVINGHTSKITGSVSIDDSLDLSKQPIAAEFNVDLASIDTGIALRNEHMRDNFLETGKYPKATFKLKSLASGATVLKDKQKVHLEASGDFTVHGKTVQKKIPVDVTYFKFCPATAGKFENCDLLQINATFPVAFADHGIKRPEIVFQKLADTVFVTVNVTAHKAVSGAAAPAKTTDKPAPQKK; encoded by the coding sequence ATGACTAAAGTCTCTAGAATCGCACTTCTGGCATCCGTTATCGCTGTTGCGTCCGCAGCTCAGAGCGCATTGGCAAAAGAACTCAAATTTGAGGTAGGCGATCCGAAAGGCAGAGACAACGTCAACTTCAACTCCAACGCGCCTATTGAAGTAATCAACGGACACACCAGCAAAATTACCGGTTCCGTCTCTATCGACGATTCTCTCGATTTGAGCAAACAGCCGATCGCAGCCGAATTCAACGTCGACCTCGCCAGTATCGACACCGGCATCGCACTGCGCAACGAACATATGCGTGACAACTTTTTGGAAACTGGGAAATACCCGAAAGCTACCTTCAAACTGAAATCGCTTGCAAGCGGCGCCACTGTGCTGAAAGACAAACAGAAGGTGCACCTGGAAGCCAGTGGAGATTTCACGGTTCACGGCAAAACAGTGCAGAAGAAAATTCCTGTCGATGTCACCTATTTCAAATTCTGCCCCGCCACTGCAGGCAAGTTCGAGAACTGCGATCTGCTGCAGATCAACGCTACCTTCCCGGTTGCTTTTGCCGATCACGGTATCAAGCGTCCAGAAATTGTCTTTCAGAAGTTAGCTGACACTGTATTCGTAACAGTCAACGTAACTGCGCACAAAGCTGTTAGCGGTGCCGCTGCACCTGCTAAAACAACTGATAAACCAGCGCCCCAGAAAAAGTAG